The region catTGAAATTTGTTTCCATATTGCATTCACCTCAACCACAAATCATACTTGAAAGCTTGAGTTTCCACTCCTGACTCTGTTTATAGTCACTGAAACCAGATTCTGAAGCAGAAGCTCTGATTTTCAGGTTAATAAGTCTGTCCACTGAGCTGATGCAAGCTGCAGCACATGatgcggtgtgtgtgtgtgtgagatgttGTAACCTGTCCAGAGGTTTGTGACATTCTGTTCTCTTTCAGATTGCAGAAGTTCCGTGAGGAGGATTCCAACCTCTACTTCAATGCTAAGTCGCCATGGCGATGGTGTGAGTTCTCCTCTCACCCGAGAGTGATGGTGTATGCTGACAGAACAGGGGCGGAGCTTACAGACATGCGGGTAAAGCGACGCCTCTTATTATTGAACACAACCTGGTCATGGATTTTTTATATACAAAAGAGTCCTCCATAAAAATGTAGCACCTTATCAGAGTGCATTGAGTGCATTTCATTCAGTTTGATAGTCTACCCAACAACTCCAATCAGTGTAGAAACAGCATCATGTAAAGctttttgtacactgtaaaaaatagttTATTACACTTTATACCCTGTAGTGTTGATCACTCATGAATGATTAATTCTACAGTCtgagataaataaatatacagctGAAGACACACCTCTTCTGTGAACACTTAGGCCTAACTGATCCACAACCATTAACAAAGGTGCTTACTGTAACTCccttttaaaatagttttcttaTTTTAAGACCTTTCAAGAAATTAAATGTAACATGTATTTGGTGAAGAAAGGCCTTTAATTAAACTGAATTTACTCCTTTTTGTACCATTACTGTGTTTTCGTTTTGTGTATTtcataaatattcttttttcaCATTGTTGTTATTCTTCTCTTTATTCctctgtgtttttatttaggTGGTTCTCAATTCAATATTAATCTTTGTCACTTCCTCTATGCAGAGTGCTGATAGTAACCACACGTTGTTCCGCATCGGAAGGACAGCAGCTTGTATGTCGGGCGAGCGAGTGATACTCGCCAAATACCTGAGTAAAAGCCACGCCCATCACCACCTCATTAATACCCAGGTAAACACCGTCATATATCACATAACATCTGAGGGTTTGGGGCAGATACTAGCCTGAAGGAGTGGCAAAGGTGTTTCACCTTGTGGTTTTTCCAGGCGATCCTCCAGAACTTCTTTGAATGATGATCTGTATCAAATGTCATTGGATTCAACACACACGACACTGAACCTTTTTTATTCTTTACAGGAAATGTTATCAGTATAATTAGAGATTTGATCTTTAATGCTGTGGAATGTTTCCTTAACCACAAAAAGCACCTTGGCACTACCATGGTATTTCCGTGGTAATCTTTGAACTACCTTTGTGTACACAAATACAATTGTATATGAATAGAGAAATCAAGTATGCTAGTTTTTCACTACTGTTTGAAGGCttagatttgtaatgtttttgaaaggtcTCTTTTGCTCagcagggctgcatttatttacaaatacagTCAAATCAGTAATATATAACTGTTGCCattggaatatattttaaattgtcattttactccagcattactccagtcttcagtgtcacatgatttttcagaaatcattctaatatgctgatttgatgttcaggcaacttttattattaatatcaatgttgaaaaaagttgtgctgcttaatatttttgtggaatccaTGATGCatgattctttgaatagaaagttcaaaagaacagaattgatttgaaatggaaatcttttgtaacattataaatgtctttactgtcccttgcttaatataaatattaatttcatagcCATGGTGTATATTTAAAGACTCACTGTTACTGGTATCTGATGCATTCACTGTGCAGTGTAAGAGAAATAAAGCATTTCCTTTTCTGCAGTTTTCCACCTACGTCATGGATGAGCGGGTTCCCAGTGTCCCCATGCTGAAATGGGACCATATGATGGAGTCTCCACCGATGTTTGCCTGCGATTTGCCAGCACAGACCCCGAGACAAACATGCAAACTGCTGCTGGGTGCTCAGAGGTCACAGGAACTCATGTTACTGCAGTACACAGGTGAGGAGATTGATGTATGAGCAACAGTTTCCTTTGGTTACTCGTCATAAATTGTGCTTTTATGTATTTGGATGATGCTTTCATCCTAAGCAAATTGCACTGCATCATTATGAGCCTGTTAGTTTGTATGTTACCTGGAAATGTGCACCAGCTGTAGTACAGGAAGATAATTATGTTTATGCAAAGCAAGTAACAGTGGTATATAAGTTGAATTGTATTTGTCacagtgagttttttttttcttcctgcaTTAGGGTTGGTTCACACAGAATGCTGTTTTGCATTCTGCTGCATTGcttttataattgttttgtaATCTAAATGAACTGGGCAGGTGTCTTTGACTGTCATGCACAtgtgcaaaaaaatttaactgttcttgttttatacatttgattgcAATAATGTGTGTCCTGTGTGAACTGCCAATAAGAAAGTCTTCAAACAACTTGTGCTGTAATGGTTTGCTCTGCAAGAAgtgtcgctttggataaaagcatttttCTAAACAGCTAAATAAATGACTGCATGTTAATTTTATGTCACTCAGGTGGGAGAGAGCACGTCTGTCAGACTCGGGGATCCATTCAGAAGCTTTTAAGTCCCAAAGAGAGTCTGAGCCACCTAAACCTGCTGCTACCCCACAAGAGGCACCTCGCTCAGAAGAGACTGAATGTGCCTGCTGCAGGTCAGGATGCTTTTACAACCATTTCAACGGTTTTGACTAGAATTAAGTATTTACTCTATGAAATAATTGTGTCAGTCAAAGCATAACCAATTTTGCAGTTATTGCTTTATTAAAGAGCTGATAAATATATAAGTAGAGTAATTCATACGGCTGTAGTTTGTAAATTAGGATAATCGCTGGTGCATTGAATGAGACACTGGGTAAAGTGGGATTGCTAAGCTTTCCTGTTCCATCACAAGCAAACTGATGGTAGCACCGCCTAACTCTAGCTGGGGTTGTCATGTGATCACagtaaaatgtgcaaaaaagtCCCAGATTAACTTTTATTATATGTCTGCACAATTTGGGGAGTTTTCTGACAagattacaaatttaaaaaacaaaaaacaaaaacagcacaattTGGCCAAcaattttgtaatttgtatacCAATGTTaccattaaataataaaaaatggtattaatatttatgataattaataaaaaatgtaacaaaataggAAATATCActgcaaaataaagtgtttaagaaaatatttttaatttcatatgatttatatatgtCTTCATTTTCTAATTTTACGTCTTTGTACAAGTATGGAGAAGTTTGGCTCATGTTGTATtatcaaatgcacattatatGTGACCTAAACTCACAGCagatgcagagatggagtttgttgagcagcatttactgtgaacCAAGCCGCTCTGAGAAACTGAAAACACTGGATCATGAGCTGCTCGCATGTAAAACAACACAGTGCTGTGTTTCACTCTGAAACTTGCATTGCATATATTTACTTGATTAAATCACAGCCTTTGtgaattttggttttatttcaattattcaaACAGCCCTACTTTATCATTTGGTGCAGTGATTATCAGACTAATGTGCTGCTTTCACATTCTTCCTCAGGTTTCACAGCTGTACAGAAGAAGGACTACCTGTCTGTTTTCCAGCTCACAGAAACCGGAGACATCTTTTACCAAACGCTGAAGCTGCACACAGATCAGACCGCAAGCAATAACGACGCACCAGAACAATCTGTCAGTGTGCAACCTACAGTAGAAACTGGAGAGAGCGAGAACATGCAGTCCCACACTGACAATGACGACCAGTCTGTTCAGAGCGACTCAGAGACTGAGGGACGGCGGGCAGCGCTTCGTCATTTGGAAGTAATCGACAATGTTGATAACGATGACTTGAATACTTTGGATACAAATGAAAATATCAGGAAAGAACCATCAAACCATTTGATTGGGAATAACCCAAGTTGTTCCAGCATACCGCCCAACCCAAGCAAGGATCCAGATCTCCAAGCTGCCTGGAACAAATGGTTCAAACCCATTTTTAAAAAGGCCAAAAAGCGACACCCTAATTTTCGGCGGATCAGAACGGATTATTTAAAGGGCATGATGGGCAAAAAGCTGAATAAACCAAAAGAAGATCGATTGATGAGACTGAGGAAAGACCTTCAAGAGGTCATGAGGAAGAAAGAGATGCTCTTGCATGGGGTCACTTACCTCCCTCACCTGAATGTTACGCCGGTTCCCGATCCTGTAGATCCCGACGACTGGCCTGACGATGTGAGCCAGCGGTTGGCTGCGTCGTGGGAGGGCCAGTGGACATTCTGGTGGGAGGAGAAGCTGGGTTTGAACCGGGACAAGAAAATCGCGGCTCTCCGTCGAAAGCGTCGGCGAGCGAAGCAGGCCAAAGCTCGCAATCGCACCTCACTTTCTGGAAGCTTCACCTCGTCTGTGAGTTACCAAGAGAGTCTCTCTGGTTTGTCAACGGTGGGGAGTCAGTGTCTTGGTTCGGGTGACGAGACTTTGGAGAACTCAAGCTCGCAAGCTACGGACATGGAGGAATGGAGGGCCAGACCTGAGATTCACAGCAAGAGCCCCATCATACTGAGAcggtttttaaatgaacaatcgACTGCAGAAAAATCTTTCGGATCTCCTAGAAAATCTCCTACAAGGCCTGATCAAGACCTTTTGACATCTCCGTCTTCCATTCAGGTAAGGATTCCTTAATATGGAATTTTAAAGCTGATACtgataaattatcatttacagCTATTTGTGGTGATGGCTATAACCGATAATTTGGCTTTCTGACTTTtgaaaaaatcaattaaataaatttaaaaactgataaattaaaatgattcttTTGAATCAGGGTGACTGTCATAGATTTTATCCTGGTTTAATGAGATATTAATGACATTAAACTAGCATAAATTGTATTGTCCATTTGTTAAAaatttagggtcagtaagatttttatttttaaagtaattaatacttttattcaacaacaTCTAATGTGACAgtaagtacatttataatgttacagagatttttatttagaaataaggCAGCACAACTGGTTTCAACAGTGAtaatcagaattttttattgagcagcaaatcagcatattagaatgatttctgaaggatcatgtgacactggagtaatgatgctgaaaattcagatttgcatcacaggaataaattacattttactatatattaatatagaaaatggttatttaaaattgtaatatttcacaatattacttttttttttagagcaaataaatgcagccttggtgaacaaaagagacttcattcaaaaacacaaaaaaaaatcttaccccCTTTAACGTTTGATTATTTATGGTTATCCTGATAAATCGTTTTAACAGATCGCTAAACAGTGGAATAACAAACATACAATGATCTACACCAAAATGTGTCAAAACTTCAGAGTTTTTGGATCATGTTTACTTTGTGTTTGACCTTGTTTAATCTGGCTCATATTTTGTGCCATTTTCATAAGCAAAAACGTGTGTATGACTTTTTGTGtatgatgtttttgtttatttcatctTGATGTATAAACAAAATAGGCCTATTTAAAATGGCAAATGTGTACTCGCAGCAGAtgattgcaattttttttaaacaatatttttgatACGTTGTTCATCTCTACTTTCAGGTTGAACGACCGGCGTCTAGAACCCCTAGTGTTGCAGCAGGGATGGATTTGAACCCTCCTGCGTCTCTCCCCTCCACACGGCCTACAACTGTCCAATCGAAACGGCGCAAGGAGTTTTACCTTAGTTCCCTTCCCACGTCCCAAATTTCGACTCAGGACCCCGCACCGGATGGTGGATATTCTTCACAACGGGTTCGCCTTTCTTCTCCGACTCCATCTCATCGCTCCTTGTCTTCCCAGAGAGTTCCCCAATTCAGAAGCCTCTCTCAGGCCTCCCAGCCAAAGAAGAAGTCTCGGATGGGCTTCTAAAGATCCGCCTCCGAACAAGGAATGCTGTAAGGCAAGTGACCTACTTTTCGTGTGGAGTCGAGTGTTTGGGTACTGTACAGAGGCGGGATGTGTTTGAGCGAGAAACTCGAGCCAGTAGTGAGAGAGTCTGTGTGAGGAACTGCACAAATGTGTTTGTAATGAATAACAAATGCTTACTGTTTGAACCAATTAGAGCATGCTTGTGGTCTTTAGCATAGTTGATGTCCACTTACTTTTCTCACTTGATGTATGTGTTTACATAACTTATAATGCCTATAGAGGAAAACCGAGGCGTTATGAATATCCCGATTGTTATTTTAGGTTTATTACTTTGGCTTTCAAATCCATATCCGAAAACATCTTCAAATGCTTGCTTTGTGCTTTTTCTAGTGTTCTCATTCAAAACTTCATCAGTATGTAGTGCATTGTGTCTAATGAAACGATCCGTGGTATTTGGTATATCTGTGGTATTTTTATGGCATGTTGCCCACCTGTTCCTACAAGGGAACAGAAATTCAGATTGTTTCCTGCCTTTGTCTGACTAGACAGGCACTGGTTGTTGGTTTCTCATAAGAACAAGTTCTTGTTTTTGGGGAAACTATGAAATCGCATCACACTGGGCGGAGTTGCATCATGCACTGGTTGTTTGTAAGTGTGTAAATCAGCTGATAACATGACGTTGTAGTTGACGAAGGCTCTTGCGTGATGAAGCCACTGCTTTGTCTTACTGTTGCTGTGTAAAATATCCTGCGGGACCGATGCGATTTACAACATCTGCTGTCTGTTtgccattttgtgtgtgtgtgtgggatagTTGAGGCTCTTAGGAACACAGAACTGATTCAGGAAAACCAGACTAAGCACAACAGGAGACTGAGTGAATTTCAAAATAGCTTTTTAATtgtgaatgttgttttttttttttttttatattaccatgacaaaaataacaataaataagttAATATCTACAAGATGCTATACAGAAcgtatatgcattttttttttacattatacaaatttacattttttacattttttaaggtttttagGCTTTTTTTTGTTGCACATTTTCAACGTACAGTATTTGTCTTCATACATCGGCTAAAGTGAAACTTATACTAAGTTGGCAAGTAGATTAACAtcacactcacatacacacacgaaAAATAAACAATCCACTGTTTTTCTGCGAACACCATGCGCACCAAGGTAAATCTCTGACTGTTTGACCTCAGAGAGGTGGCAGTTCTGCAGGCACGCAGCTTTCCCGCTGTCACACACTTACAATCATATTACAAAACTGTGCAAAGCACCAAAGTACAAGTCTCAAGTTGTTCTCTAACAGTCTAATGTACCTTGGATATGTCATATTGAGCCGCCTGGAATGTTGACAAATCCGAACATGCACCAACTACTATATATGCTACGGCtacatcttgttttttttcttttttctttgtttttagcTGCCAGTGTTGTGCAGTGCTGAATTATTTAACTTTTAGCTTAACACAAGTAATCAAGAGAGATGTTTACAGTATGTGGACTGGCTTTCTGTAAAGCCATAAAAGAAGAGGTTTAAAATACAATTCTGATATTTTGGACTCGGTGGTTTCATTGAACCCAGGCACAATGGCACCTCGCTGTATAACTTTAGGTTTCCAGCCAGGAGAGGTCTGTGACATCATCTTGGAAGATGACAAGGAAGCCACATCTCCATTGGTGGTTGTGCTCCTTGGCAAGTGGTTTAGAGCGTATTACTGTCTGCGGGCACGGCAGCGGAAGTTCGGGGGGAAGTAGTGTCCCTCGGCGTCACTGCCCAGTGAGCTGCTCAGACTCTCTTCCCCGGAGCTCAGGTCTTCGCTTGAATCCTCACTGTcgtaaaaggaaaaaaaaaaaaaagtcagatgtgctctcatttatttcattaattgacacaaattcataaaagaatattgtattttagtgttaaagtatttatatactattatttcAGATTTGggtttttttagtaatttttaatgtttttcttttaatagtatttaaaaaaaaaaaaaaaaattatatgtatgttaactttttcattttgtacgtaaacatttttatttctaagtAAAATTGTTTGTATTTCAGTTTGTCATTTTAGAACTTAAACCTGTTTTTGTCAATTTCTACTATTTTAGTCCTTAAACTTTGTAGTAAACGGTTAGTAATTTTAACTTactact is a window of Onychostoma macrolepis isolate SWU-2019 chromosome 21, ASM1243209v1, whole genome shotgun sequence DNA encoding:
- the taf1c gene encoding TATA box-binding protein-associated factor RNA polymerase I subunit C codes for the protein MDSKFPNQLFPHFYLDGPPDVKSKHSYGGWGSYERVFAVNAGPCDGDQSSIQHVFESQHTLSGEEWVPVKPAVTPLIPPNEDAKASSGVLPDPRDFPEHMQYFYQRHCMDAFSTMGHLLQDNLSFKKKQPKDVMSMRWANSFIKGLNYKRCELACYSMKIRHLHHLVGDIVSDVPPSLLASLLHEELTSQREQKRFCADATGGALGYVPLHESRGYSDGCLIYPSGGAMDKLNIHRVVQQFCDDKPPSFVMDSQPFVYYLNGTVRQISLANMEDVGNVAVRSDYFCGVWLLGDKTKPLLMDVIQTKDRFSCITVSPHLPNELAVVNERGAAYLWTVKKGLQKFREEDSNLYFNAKSPWRWCEFSSHPRVMVYADRTGAELTDMRSADSNHTLFRIGRTAACMSGERVILAKYLSKSHAHHHLINTQFSTYVMDERVPSVPMLKWDHMMESPPMFACDLPAQTPRQTCKLLLGAQRSQELMLLQYTGGREHVCQTRGSIQKLLSPKESLSHLNLLLPHKRHLAQKRLNVPAAGFTAVQKKDYLSVFQLTETGDIFYQTLKLHTDQTASNNDAPEQSVSVQPTVETGESENMQSHTDNDDQSVQSDSETEGRRAALRHLEVIDNVDNDDLNTLDTNENIRKEPSNHLIGNNPSCSSIPPNPSKDPDLQAAWNKWFKPIFKKAKKRHPNFRRIRTDYLKGMMGKKLNKPKEDRLMRLRKDLQEVMRKKEMLLHGVTYLPHLNVTPVPDPVDPDDWPDDVSQRLAASWEGQWTFWWEEKLGLNRDKKIAALRRKRRRAKQAKARNRTSLSGSFTSSVSYQESLSGLSTVGSQCLGSGDETLENSSSQATDMEEWRARPEIHSKSPIILRRFLNEQSTAEKSFGSPRKSPTRPDQDLLTSPSSIQVERPASRTPSVAAGMDLNPPASLPSTRPTTVQSKRRKEFYLSSLPTSQISTQDPAPDGGYSSQRVRLSSPTPSHRSLSSQRVPQFRSLSQASQPKKKSRMGF